The Glycine soja cultivar W05 chromosome 6, ASM419377v2, whole genome shotgun sequence genome has a window encoding:
- the LOC114416016 gene encoding WAS/WASL-interacting protein family member 3-like: MASRKKARAEYIPSSSNPPPPTATMEPDGLQAQPIVPMLQSLFRGQLIIVYNQQQLAHNKPIVSMEQFLDKVVWPEAQLSLGRSPEVVPPSPIPTRTEPAPAESQPPVVDPPASPEIEILPPPLAPPAPPLILIPDDSNNEVAAPPDSPAYYLEDGSDFSDWMD; encoded by the coding sequence ATGGCCTCAAGAAAGAAAGCAAGAGCTGAATACATCCCTTCATCATCCAACCCACCTCCTCCAACAGCAACCATGGAACCAGATGGCCTACAAGCACAACCTATAGTTCCTATGTTGCAAAGCCTATTCCGAGGGCAGTTGATTATTGTCTACAACCAGCAGCAATTGGCTCATAATAAGCCAATAGTATCCATGGAGCAATTTTTAGATAAAGTGGTCTGGCCTGAAGCTCAGCTATCGTTAGGAAGATCTCCCGAGGTTGTGCCCCCCAGTCCCATACCAACAAGGACAGAGCCTGCACCAGCTGAGTCGCAACCACCAGTAGTAGACCCACCGGCTTCCCCGGAGATTGAGATTCTACCACCTCCACTAGCTCCACCGGCACCACCTTTGATACTCATTCCCGATGACTCAAATAATGAAGTTGCAGCTCCTCCTGACTCACCAGCCTACTACCTAGAGGATGGTTCAGACTTTTCTGACTGGATGGACTAG